The window GCTGCCCCGTTTTTTATCAAACAAATAGATTTCATTGGAATAAGCCTGAGGATTATCGCCTGTAATTAAACTTAGTAAGGTTGATTTACCTGCACCATTATGACCTTTCAGTAGCCAACGTTCACCTTGTTTTATTTGCCAATTTATATTTTCAAGAATTGTTTTGTTGCCATATTTTACAGCAACATTCTTCATGCTAATGATCGCCTGAAACGATTGCTGTTGCTGCTTTGCAGGAATTTCTCCTGTATTAAAAGCAATATTTTTTGTAGTATGGTTTTTAAAATTTTCTT of the Thermococcus sp. M36 genome contains:
- a CDS encoding ATP-binding cassette domain-containing protein; the encoded protein is TGLDSNSRKKLELLLNDLAKEGTTIILITDENNIPSFITHIAELNKGELIQFSQKENFKNHTTKNIAFNTGEIPAKQQQQSFQAIISMKNVAVKYGNKTILENINWQIKQGERWLLKGHNGAGKSTLLSLITGDNPQAYSNEIYLFDKKRGS